The DNA segment TCCGATGCGATTATCGGTTACGTTCACAGGGGTGTCGAGAAGCTTGCAGAGACGAGGAAGTACATGCAGATACTTCCCGTCTTTGATAGGGTGGATTACGTATCGGCGAATACAAACGAGTTGGGCTTTGTACTTGCAGTTGAGAAGCTTTTGGGTATTGAGGACAAAATTCCAGAGAGAGCCCAGTTTTTAAGGGTAATAATGGCCGAGCTTACACGTATATCCTCCCACCTCATATGGCTTGGAACCCATGCATTAGAGCTCGGAGCAATGAGCATTTTCCTCTATGCCTTTAGGGAAAGGGAGAAGGTTTTAGACCTGTTTGAGGAGATTGCGGGAGGAAGACTTCATACGGGATACATGAGAATAGGTGGCGTTGCTGCAGATACGACTCCAAAGTTTCTCGAGGAGCTTGAGGAATTCTTGGAGCTCTTTCCTAAAAAGATTGATGAGTACGAGGATTTGCTGACTGAAAACAGAGTATGGCTCTCAAGAACCAAGGGAGTCGGAGTAATAGACAGGGAAACTGCTGTTAACTGGGGAATTACAGGTCCAACGTTGAGGGCTACCGGCTGTGATTACGATGTGAGGAAGTACTACCCTTACTGCGTTTACGATAGGATTAATTTTAAGGTTCCCGTTTACACTCAAGGGGACGTTTACGCCCGTTACAGGGTAAGAATGGAGGAAATGAGGGAATCTGTAAAAATCATAAGACAGTGTTTAGAGATGATGCCGGAAGGTCCTGTTCAGATAGAGGATACGACTATCATTCTTCCTCCAAAGGAGGAGGTCTACAACACAATGGTAGGGCTGATTCAACAGTTTGAGCTTGTGATTCACGGAATTACTCCCCCTAAAGGTGAGGTTTATGCAGCGGTTGAGGGTCCAAGAGGGGAGCTTGGTTACTACATAGTTAGCGATGGAACAAACAAACCTTACAGGTTGAGAATCAGGCCACCTTCACTGATAAACATAGCAATTCTTCCACAGCTCCTTAAAAACCACTACGTTGCAGATGTTATATCGATAATAGGAAGCCTTGACCCTCTTATGGGAGAAGTTGACAGATGACAATTGAAGAGTTTAGAAGGGAAATTAGGAGTTTAAAGGAGAAGGGAATCTATCCCTCAAATAAGTCCTACATGCTACCCTCACTCTGGATTGCTGAAAAGAACTTTCCAGCAATTACAAAGGAGATAATGAGGGTTATATCCGAGGAGCTCTCAGTACCTTTGGTTGAGGTTGAGGAAGCTGCTACCTTTTACGCCATGTACCACACAAAGCCAAAAGGTAAGTACGTAATTAGAGTTTGCACGAACCTTTCCTGTATGTTGAACGGAGGGGAAGAGATACTCAAGGAGATTTGTAACCTTTTAAAGGTAAAACCTGGAGAAACTACTCCAGACGGCCTCTTTACTGTTGAGGAGTACGAGTGTATGGGGCTTTGTGATGGAGCTCCTGCAGTAACGGTAAACGAGGATAGATACCTAAAGGTTAAACCGTCAGACTTACCAGAAATTTTGAAAAAATACGGCTGGAAGGGAGAGAATGGAAAGACTTCTCCTTAGGAATATAGACAGGGAAAATTCCAATTCGATAGAGACCTATCTTTCCAACGGCGGATATCTGTCCTTGCGAAAGGCTCTAAGGGAAATGTCACCTGGGGATGTTATTGAGGAAGTTAAGAGGAGCGGTTTGAGAGGAAGAGGGGGAGCAGGTTTCCCCACCGGGATGAAGTGGGAGTTTGCAGCTGCAGATATTAAGGAACCGAAGTTCTTCGTCTGTAACGCTGATGAGGGAGAGCCGTGTACATTTAAGGACAGACTTATCATTGAGAAGGACCCCCATGCCCTCATAGAGGGAATGCTCATAGGTGCCTATGCAACGGGGTGCCGCTACGGTTACATCTACTTGAGAGGAGAGTATCCAGTAGGGAGGAAAATTCTCGAAAGGGCAATTGGAGAGGCTTACGATAAGGGCTTTTTAGGCGAGAATATATTAGGAACGGAGTTCTCATTTGACCTTTACATCCACAGTGGAGCTGGAGCTTACATTTGCGGTGAGGAAACGGCTCTCATTAACTCCCTTGAGGGAAGGAGAGGAGAGCCGAGGATAAAACCCCCCTTTCCGGTTAATGCAGGGTACCTTTGGAAACCTACCGTGGTCAACAACGTAGAGACCCTTGCCAACATTCCACTCATAATTGAAAGGGGAGGAGATTGGTACGCATCCATTGGCTCTCCAGACTGTCCGGGTCCCAAGCTTTATCCCGTAAGTGGTAAGGTTAAGAGGCCCGGAGTTTACGAGCTTCCAATGGGAACTCCTCTTTCAGAGATAATATACGAACACGCTGGTGGAATAGTAGGAGACAGAAAACTGAAGGCAGTCTTTCCGGGAGGTGCATCGAGCTCCGTTTTAACCTCCGAAGAGATAGACGTCCCTATGGACTTTCCTTCACTGGCTAAGGCTGGTACGATGCTCGGCTCCGGTGCTGTTATGGTTTTAGACGAAACGGACTGTATAGTAAGGGCTTCTTTAAGGCTCATAAAGTTCTTCAGACACGAATCGTGCGGTAAGTGTACTCCCTGCAGGGAGGGGACAGACTGGCTCGTTAGAATTGTAAGTAGAATAGAGGAAGGTTTGGGAAGTGAGGACGACCTTGATACCATCTTGGACATTTCATCGGTTATGGAGAACTCCTTCTGCGGCCTTGGAATGGCAGCCCACAACCCTGTTGTTTCCTCTGTCAGGAAGTTTAAGGATGAATTTTTAAAGCACATTAAACTTGGAAGATGCCCCTTTAGGAGAAGCTGAATGGAGAGCTTTAAGATAATCATAGATGGAAAGGAGTGTGAGGCTTATCCGGGAGAAACTGTTTTAGAAGTTGCTGAAAGGAACGGGATAGCCATACCTGTTTTCTGCTATCACAAGGAGCTCCGTCCCGAAGGAGCGTGTAGAGTCTGTCTCGTTGAGGTTGAGGGAGCTCCCCGCTTGGTTACTGCGTGCACACTGAAAGCAATGCCTGACATGGTTGTGAGGACAAACACAGAGAGGGTTAGAAAGGCAAGGGCAGGTGTCATTGAGCTCATTCTCAACAACCACACGTTAGAGTGTCCAATCTGTGATAAGTCTGGAGAGTGTGAACTCCAGATGACCGGCTTTAGGTTTGGTCCCAAGAAGTCAAGGTACAAGGAGCCTCGAAGGGAAAAGGACATAGTTATAAAGGGTCCTCTGATTGAGATAGACAACGACAGGTGTATCCTCTGCCGCCGCTGCATAAGAATGTGTGGCGAGAACATGGGGAACAGGGTTTTAGGAATCCTTAATAGAGGTTACAAAGCATACATATCTCCCTTTAATGGGGATTTTGTTGAAAGTGGATGTGAACACTGTGGAAGCTGTGTTGACGTCTGTCCCGTTGGTTCACTTCTCGACAGGGCCTTTAAGTACAAGGACCGCCCGTGGAGAATGGAGAAGACCTGGACAACGTGTTCGTTCTGCGGTAGTGGGTGCAAGGTTGAGATAGATACGTACCACGGAAAGGTAAAGAGGGCTGTTGGAAGAATAGGAATTAACGATGGACACAACAGGGGATACCTCTGCGTTCGTGGAAAGTGGGGCTGGGATGTTATTTACTCTGATAAGAGGTTGAATTCTCCTCTTTTAAGGGAAAATGGAGAACTCAAAAAAATAGCAATCGATGAGGCATTGGAGGTTCTGAAGGAGAACGTTTTAGGGAAAAGGGCAAATCTCTTTATTGAGAGTTCTTTAACAAACGAGGAGTTGGAGAAAATTGCATCCGTTTTTGGAACGGAGAACGTTGCGTCTGATGCTTACGGTTACTACCAATTTTTAAGTGGAATAGCAGAGGTAACTGGGGAGTTTAAAACGGACCCTATTTCATCAATCTACGAAACCGATGTAATCCTCTACATAGGTGACTTTTTAGAGGAGATAAATCCCGTAGTCTCAACACTCTTAAGGCTTGCGGTAATTCAGAAGGGAAAGAGGCTCTTTAGGGTTGGAACGTTTCCATCAAAATTGGACTCCGTTTCGTTCTCATCGTTAACCGTTCCCCAGTGGGAGTTAATAGATACGTTAAAACACCTAATAGTTGGAACGATTGACACGAACTACTCCTCAAACGTTAAGGAGGTAGATTCATTTATAAAGGCTCTGAGGGGTAAGAGCGTTACAATCGTTGTTGGAGGAACAGTTTTCTTCTCTCCAGATTCTAAGGATTTGGGAAAAACTGTTGCCTACCTTTCGGATAGGTTCTCAAGGAGCTCCATAATTGCAGTTCCTCCAAAGGCAAATTCACTGAAAGTAGCAGAACTCTTTGAACTCAAACATCCTAAAGAGTTAGACGGAGAGGTTAACGTTATATTCAACGCTGAGATTGAGAGGGACTTTCCCGGAGTAAAAATTGACGAGAGCAAGTTTACAGTTGTCTTTACTTCCTTCTATACCCACGACCTCTCCTATGCAGACCTCGTTATTCCGATAGAAACGTGGATAGAGAAGGAGGGAACTCTAAAGGGGATTAGCGGAACGTTGAAATTAAACACAGCCCTTGAGTACAACTATAAACTCTTAGACGTTCTTTCCTCCCTTCCATCCGGTACAGTGGAAGTAAAGGAGAAAAGGGTAGAGGTTAAGAAGGAACCCGGTGTTTCAAGGATTAAGAGGGAGGAAATTCTCCTGACAGTTTTGATAAACAGAACGGGCTGGAACTCTGTTAGCTACTACTCAAGCAACGTTTCAAGGGTTTTAGGTGAGAGAGTTTTGCTGTTAAATCCTAAGGACTTTTCTGGTGAGGGAATGGCACTTTTGAAAACGGAGGCTGGAGAGGTAATAGTTCCAACGAAGGTAGATGAAGGAATACCGGAAGGACATGCCGTCTTAAGGGTTGAAAGGTTAACGAGGGATGTTTCTCAAATTGTTCCTGAGTTTCCCTTCCTAAGTGGAATTAAATGTAGCTTAAAGGAGGCATAATGGTAAAGGTTGAGCTGATAAGGAACTTTCCTCTTTTCAGGAACTTTACTGAAAAGGAGTTAAGGGAAATATCGGAGTATTTAGACTATAAAGTTTTTTCTAAGGGAGAGGTTCTATTTGAAGAGGGAGACCCCGGGGACAGGATATTTTTCATAGTAAAGGGGAGGGTTGACCTATTCAGGCCTGATGCCTTTGGAAATCCCGTGAAGGTTGCAGTAAGTCAGGAGGGAACTCCTCTGGGGGAACTCTCGTTCTTCAGTAACCACTTTCACTCATCAAGGGCAGTGACTCCCAAGGAGACCCACGTCCTGATTTTGACAAGGGAGGGTTACGAAAAGTTGAAGAAGGAGGACCCTCAGCTTGCCATTAAACTCCTGGAGGAACTTGCAAAGGTTATATCTGAAAGGCTAAAGGAGATGAACAAGAAGTTCGTAGATACAACCTGCTTCATCTGGGGAGGACCTAAAAAGTGATTGAGAACTTCCTTAGTTTAACATTCGTTGTTGTTCTCATGTTAGTAGCCGTTCCTCCGATTACTTACCTTGAGAGAAAGGTTTTAGGGCACATGCAGCAAAGACCTGGGCCTATGGTAGTTGGATTTCACGGTTTACTTCAACCTCTTGCCGATGCCATAAAACTGATATTCAAGGAGGACATTATTCCAAGGGGAACTGATAGGTTTCTCTTTATGTTTGCTCCCTCGTTCAGCATTTTTGCAGCTCTACTTGCTGCCTCTGTCGTTCCAATAGGTTTTATTCAGGCCGTCCCGATGAAGTCATCCCTCCTCTTTGTAGTGGCGATGAGTGCCGTTTCAATATACGCACTGATTCTTGCAGGTTACTCCTCAAACGACAAATACTCCTTCTTAGCTGGAATGAGAGCTGCTGCCCAGGTTTTGGGCTATGAACTTCCGTTGGGATTTGCCCTTATGGCTGTGGTTATTCTATTTGGCTCATTTGACTTTAAAGAGATTGTCAACTGGCAGTTGAAGCACGGCTGGGGAATTCTGTACCAGCCCATTGCCTTTCTTATTTTTCTCTTTACAATGGTTGCAGAGATTGGAAGACCACCGTTTGACCTGCCAGAGGGGGAGAGTGAACTTGTAGGTGGTTTCCACACAGAGTACTCAGGAATGAGGTTTGCAGCCTTTTTCTTCGGTGAGTACATAAACATAATCGTTCTCTCCTTGGTTGTTACACTCCTATTCTTCGGCGGTTGGAGTGGTCCCCTTGCGGATAAGTACCCTCTTCTTGGTGTAGTTTACCACCTCTTGAAGGCGGGATTTTTCATCTTCCTAACGTTCTGGCTCAGGGCAACATTTCCAAGGTACAGGTTTGACCAGATGCTCTCGATTATGTGGAAGGTTCTGCTTCCGGTTTCAATAATAAATCTCTTTGTTGCAGCTGTAGAAGCTCTTATTGTGGGGTAATTGATGGGTATTTTGAAAAAGGTAACGTTTCCCGACCTGCTAAAGGGGATGTCGATAACCCTTAAAACGATGTTCAAACCTGTCGTTACTGTTCACTATCCCTTTGAGAAGGTAGAGCCGAGGAAGAGGTTTCGGGGAATTCATGCTTTAAAACTGAACCCGGACGGTTCCTACAGGTGTGAGGCCTGTTTCCTGTGCGCAGAGATGTGTCCAAGTAACGTTATAGATATGGAGATGACAGAGGGGAAGGATGGAAGGAAGGAGTTGGTTGATTTCACCGTAGACCTAACGAGGTGTCTCTTCTGCGGCCTGTGTGTTGAAGCCTGTCCGAGGGATGCAATTGTAATGACGGACATCTACGAGTTCTCAAAGTACACTAAAGACAAGTTAATCCTCCACAAGGATGACCTTTTGGAGCTTGGACGATACTACCAGGAGTGGGAGAGGAAGAGGAGATGAGGGAACTGTTCTTCTACTTGTTTGGAATTCTGTCTGTTTTTTTTGCCTTAATTTCAGTTACAAATAGAAATATTGTGAGGGGTGGAGTCTCCCTACTTGCCTCATTTGTCTCCCTTGGGGCAGTCTACTTTACACTCGGAGCCGAATTTATCGGCATTGTTCAGGTAATAGTTTACGGTGGTGCAATCG comes from the Balnearium lithotrophicum genome and includes:
- the nuoD gene encoding NADH dehydrogenase (quinone) subunit D encodes the protein MERERADLILNMGPQHPSTHGVLRLVVELKGERIVNSDAIIGYVHRGVEKLAETRKYMQILPVFDRVDYVSANTNELGFVLAVEKLLGIEDKIPERAQFLRVIMAELTRISSHLIWLGTHALELGAMSIFLYAFREREKVLDLFEEIAGGRLHTGYMRIGGVAADTTPKFLEELEEFLELFPKKIDEYEDLLTENRVWLSRTKGVGVIDRETAVNWGITGPTLRATGCDYDVRKYYPYCVYDRINFKVPVYTQGDVYARYRVRMEEMRESVKIIRQCLEMMPEGPVQIEDTTIILPPKEEVYNTMVGLIQQFELVIHGITPPKGEVYAAVEGPRGELGYYIVSDGTNKPYRLRIRPPSLINIAILPQLLKNHYVADVISIIGSLDPLMGEVDR
- a CDS encoding complex I 24 kDa subunit family protein; this encodes MTIEEFRREIRSLKEKGIYPSNKSYMLPSLWIAEKNFPAITKEIMRVISEELSVPLVEVEEAATFYAMYHTKPKGKYVIRVCTNLSCMLNGGEEILKEICNLLKVKPGETTPDGLFTVEEYECMGLCDGAPAVTVNEDRYLKVKPSDLPEILKKYGWKGENGKTSP
- the nuoF gene encoding NADH-quinone oxidoreductase subunit NuoF; the encoded protein is MERLLLRNIDRENSNSIETYLSNGGYLSLRKALREMSPGDVIEEVKRSGLRGRGGAGFPTGMKWEFAAADIKEPKFFVCNADEGEPCTFKDRLIIEKDPHALIEGMLIGAYATGCRYGYIYLRGEYPVGRKILERAIGEAYDKGFLGENILGTEFSFDLYIHSGAGAYICGEETALINSLEGRRGEPRIKPPFPVNAGYLWKPTVVNNVETLANIPLIIERGGDWYASIGSPDCPGPKLYPVSGKVKRPGVYELPMGTPLSEIIYEHAGGIVGDRKLKAVFPGGASSSVLTSEEIDVPMDFPSLAKAGTMLGSGAVMVLDETDCIVRASLRLIKFFRHESCGKCTPCREGTDWLVRIVSRIEEGLGSEDDLDTILDISSVMENSFCGLGMAAHNPVVSSVRKFKDEFLKHIKLGRCPFRRS
- a CDS encoding 2Fe-2S iron-sulfur cluster-binding protein — its product is MESFKIIIDGKECEAYPGETVLEVAERNGIAIPVFCYHKELRPEGACRVCLVEVEGAPRLVTACTLKAMPDMVVRTNTERVRKARAGVIELILNNHTLECPICDKSGECELQMTGFRFGPKKSRYKEPRREKDIVIKGPLIEIDNDRCILCRRCIRMCGENMGNRVLGILNRGYKAYISPFNGDFVESGCEHCGSCVDVCPVGSLLDRAFKYKDRPWRMEKTWTTCSFCGSGCKVEIDTYHGKVKRAVGRIGINDGHNRGYLCVRGKWGWDVIYSDKRLNSPLLRENGELKKIAIDEALEVLKENVLGKRANLFIESSLTNEELEKIASVFGTENVASDAYGYYQFLSGIAEVTGEFKTDPISSIYETDVILYIGDFLEEINPVVSTLLRLAVIQKGKRLFRVGTFPSKLDSVSFSSLTVPQWELIDTLKHLIVGTIDTNYSSNVKEVDSFIKALRGKSVTIVVGGTVFFSPDSKDLGKTVAYLSDRFSRSSIIAVPPKANSLKVAELFELKHPKELDGEVNVIFNAEIERDFPGVKIDESKFTVVFTSFYTHDLSYADLVIPIETWIEKEGTLKGISGTLKLNTALEYNYKLLDVLSSLPSGTVEVKEKRVEVKKEPGVSRIKREEILLTVLINRTGWNSVSYYSSNVSRVLGERVLLLNPKDFSGEGMALLKTEAGEVIVPTKVDEGIPEGHAVLRVERLTRDVSQIVPEFPFLSGIKCSLKEA
- a CDS encoding Crp/Fnr family transcriptional regulator — protein: MVKVELIRNFPLFRNFTEKELREISEYLDYKVFSKGEVLFEEGDPGDRIFFIVKGRVDLFRPDAFGNPVKVAVSQEGTPLGELSFFSNHFHSSRAVTPKETHVLILTREGYEKLKKEDPQLAIKLLEELAKVISERLKEMNKKFVDTTCFIWGGPKK
- the nuoH gene encoding NADH-quinone oxidoreductase subunit NuoH, encoding MIENFLSLTFVVVLMLVAVPPITYLERKVLGHMQQRPGPMVVGFHGLLQPLADAIKLIFKEDIIPRGTDRFLFMFAPSFSIFAALLAASVVPIGFIQAVPMKSSLLFVVAMSAVSIYALILAGYSSNDKYSFLAGMRAAAQVLGYELPLGFALMAVVILFGSFDFKEIVNWQLKHGWGILYQPIAFLIFLFTMVAEIGRPPFDLPEGESELVGGFHTEYSGMRFAAFFFGEYINIIVLSLVVTLLFFGGWSGPLADKYPLLGVVYHLLKAGFFIFLTFWLRATFPRYRFDQMLSIMWKVLLPVSIINLFVAAVEALIVG
- the nuoI gene encoding NADH-quinone oxidoreductase subunit NuoI; this translates as MGILKKVTFPDLLKGMSITLKTMFKPVVTVHYPFEKVEPRKRFRGIHALKLNPDGSYRCEACFLCAEMCPSNVIDMEMTEGKDGRKELVDFTVDLTRCLFCGLCVEACPRDAIVMTDIYEFSKYTKDKLILHKDDLLELGRYYQEWERKRR